A single region of the Micropterus dolomieu isolate WLL.071019.BEF.003 ecotype Adirondacks linkage group LG02, ASM2129224v1, whole genome shotgun sequence genome encodes:
- the LOC123962164 gene encoding heat shock 70 kDa protein 1-like produces the protein MTKDNNLLGRFELTGIPPAPRGVPQIEVTFDVDANGILNVSAVDKSTGKENKITITNDKGRLSKEEIERMVQDADKYKAEDDLQREKVSAKNSLESYAFNTKSAVQDEKVKGQISEEDRKKLIEKCDETISWLENNQLADKEEYQHQQKELEKVCNPIISKLYQGGMPAGSCGEQARAGSQGPTIEEVD, from the coding sequence ATGACCAAGGACAACAACCTGCTGGGCAGGTTTGAGCTGACGGGAATCCCGCCCGCTCCGCGAGGGGTCCCGCAGATCGAGGTCACCTTCGACGTGGACGCCAACGGCATTTTGAACGTGTCTGCGGTGGACAAAAGCACCGGCAAAGAGAACAAGATCACCATCACCAACGATAAGGGCCGGCTGAGCAAGGAAGAGATCGAGAGGATGGTGCAGGACGCCGACAAATACAAAGCTGAGGACGACCTTCAGAGGGAGAAAGTCTCCGCCAAGAACTCCCTGGAGTCCTACGCCTTCAACACGAAGAGCGCCGTGCAGGACGAGAAGGTGAAGGGCCAAATTAGCGAGGAGGACCGGAAGAAGCTGATTGAGAAGTGTGACGAGACCATCAGCTGGCTGGAGAACAACCAGCTGGCTGATAAAGAGGAGTACCAGCACCAGCAGAAGGAGCTGGAGAAAGTGTGTAACCCCATCATCAGCAAGTTGTATCAGGGAGGAATGCCCGCCGGAAGCTGTGGAGAGCAGGCACGAGCCGGCTCCCAGGGGCCCACCATTGAGGAGGTGGACTAA
- the LOC123967433 gene encoding prostasin-like, translating to MEVKLFVCGAVFVVFAATGSHAQIDVCGIAPLNTRIVGGENAVPGSWPWQASLHGDSGHFCGGSLINDQWVLTAAHCFPSIPASLIVYLGRDTQDLPNSNEVSRTVTQVITHPNYDVPSHNNDIALLRLSSPVTFNDYITPVCLAADGSAFDAGTTCWVTGWGSIRSGVSLPYPQNLQEVSVPIVSNSDCNAAYGTITSNMMCAGVAQGGKDSCQGDSGGPLVTKTSSIWVQAGVVSFGEGCAQPNFPGVYARVSQYQSWINSHISTNQPGFVSFSGSASGTVHLVSLSLPLLLSIVPALFSLFLLS from the exons ATGGAGGTCAAGCTGTTCGTCTGTGGCGCCGTGTTCGTGGTTTTTGCGGCTACAG GCAGCCATGCGCAGATAGACG TTTGTGGCATTGCGCCGCTCAACACCAGGATCGTAGGAGGGGAGAACGCTGTTCCCGGGTCGTGGCCCTGGCAGGCCAGTCTGCACGGCGATTCAGGTCATTTCTGTGGAGGCTCCCTGATCAACGATCAGTGGGTCctgactgctgctcactgtTTCCCCAG cATCCCGGCCAGTCTCATCGTTTACCTCGGCCGTGACACCCAAGACTTACCGAATTCAAACGAGGTGTCCCGGACCGTGACCCAGGTCATCACGCATCCCAACTATGATGTCCCCTCGCACAACAACGACATAGCCTTGCTGCGTCTGTCCTCACCTGTTACCTTCAATGACTACATCACACCCGTGTGTCTGGCAGCGGACGGCAGCGCCTTTGACGCCGGGACGACCTGCTGGGTCACCGGATGGGGATCCATTCGATCTGGCG tttccCTTCCTTACCCCCAGAATCTGCAGGAGGTGAGTGTACCCATCGTGTCCAACAGTGATTGTAACGCTGCCTACGGTACAATCACAAGCAACATGATGTGTGCCGGTGTGGCCCAGGGAGGAAAGGACTCCTGCCAG GGGGATTCAGGCGGCCCGCTGGTGACTAAAACCAGCTCAATCTGGGTCCAGGCTGGAGTGGTGAGTTTTGGAGAAGGCTGCGCCCAACCTAATTTCCCCGGAGTCTACGCCCGAGTGTCCCAGTATCAGTCCTGGATCAACAGCCATATCAGCACCAACCAGCCGGGCTTCGTCAGCTTCTCGGGTTCAGCCTCTGGAACCGTTCACCTGGTTTCCCTCTCgcttcctctgctgctgtccaTCGTGCCggctctcttctccctctttctcctttcATAG